A genome region from Quadrisphaera sp. RL12-1S includes the following:
- a CDS encoding zinc ribbon domain-containing protein, whose amino-acid sequence MPEHIPFTDNVTDLSNEDGYQFEFRCERCGNGYRSAFRRDFRSTGQKLARGLGGLFSGSLSQVGYMADRLLDRGTNSPAKDDALRAATAEIAPRFHQCRGCGDWMCGDGCWNDQVGQCVRCSPNAVEELAQLQAEARRRQVAERLETIDLVPKVPLARQAQPRCPACGAQAHSGGAFCSDCGTSLAPVVSCTGCGAQAARGARFCVTCGRSLTG is encoded by the coding sequence ATGCCTGAGCACATCCCGTTCACGGACAACGTGACCGACCTGTCCAACGAGGACGGCTACCAGTTCGAGTTCCGCTGCGAGCGCTGCGGCAACGGTTACCGCTCGGCCTTCCGGCGCGACTTCCGCTCCACCGGGCAGAAGCTGGCCCGCGGTCTGGGAGGCCTGTTCAGCGGGTCCCTCAGCCAGGTGGGGTACATGGCCGACCGGTTGCTGGACCGCGGTACCAACTCACCCGCCAAGGACGACGCGCTGCGCGCGGCGACCGCCGAGATCGCCCCCCGGTTCCACCAGTGCCGCGGCTGCGGGGACTGGATGTGCGGTGACGGGTGCTGGAACGACCAGGTCGGACAGTGCGTGCGCTGCTCGCCCAACGCGGTCGAGGAGCTCGCCCAGCTGCAGGCCGAGGCTCGCCGCCGCCAGGTGGCCGAGCGCCTGGAGACCATCGACCTCGTCCCGAAGGTCCCGCTGGCCCGCCAGGCGCAGCCGCGGTGCCCGGCGTGCGGCGCCCAGGCCCACAGCGGCGGGGCGTTCTGCTCCGACTGCGGCACCTCCCTCGCCCCCGTGGTCTCGTGCACCGGATGTGGCGCGCAGGCCGCGCGGGGTGCTCGGTTCTGCGTGACGTGCGGGCGATCGCTGACCGGATGA
- a CDS encoding MerR family transcriptional regulator — MTGPSPARWTERPLLAIGEFSRYAGLSVRMLRHYDERGVLVPAEVDPATGYRRYTPDQLRQAGRIRALRDAGCGIPAIAELLPLYATPDVLRLRLADHVAQLDAGAAQIAARRQLAVSLAASLEESPAEVGERTFPGARVLRLRRTVACYPAEGELWAELRDLLSPPPGVRPEALGSLVGATYYDDEFRDDDVEMAVWRDVHGVSGVPAGFEVVELPAQRVAWTTHRGPFDTIGLAGEALGAWVATNGRRRVGPLFNLYVVGPGRTQDPGEWVTEVNVPIE, encoded by the coding sequence ATGACCGGCCCGTCTCCTGCCCGCTGGACCGAGCGGCCCCTGCTCGCCATCGGAGAGTTCTCGCGCTACGCGGGGCTCAGCGTGCGGATGCTGCGTCACTACGACGAGCGGGGCGTGCTGGTGCCCGCCGAGGTGGACCCGGCCACCGGCTACCGCCGGTACACCCCCGACCAGCTGCGTCAGGCCGGTCGGATCAGGGCGCTGCGCGACGCCGGGTGCGGCATCCCCGCCATCGCGGAGCTGCTGCCCCTCTACGCGACCCCCGACGTCCTGCGGCTCCGTCTCGCTGATCACGTCGCGCAGCTGGATGCTGGAGCGGCGCAGATCGCTGCTCGCCGTCAGCTGGCGGTGTCGCTCGCGGCGTCGCTGGAGGAGAGTCCCGCCGAGGTGGGTGAGCGGACCTTTCCTGGGGCGCGCGTGCTGCGCCTGCGCCGGACGGTGGCTTGCTACCCCGCCGAGGGCGAGTTGTGGGCGGAGCTGCGGGACCTGCTCTCCCCCCCGCCGGGAGTGCGACCAGAGGCGCTGGGGAGCCTCGTCGGTGCCACCTACTACGACGACGAGTTCCGCGACGACGACGTCGAGATGGCCGTCTGGCGTGACGTCCACGGGGTCAGCGGCGTGCCCGCGGGGTTCGAGGTGGTGGAGCTGCCGGCGCAGCGCGTGGCCTGGACCACGCACCGCGGGCCCTTCGACACCATCGGCCTGGCCGGCGAAGCGCTGGGAGCCTGGGTCGCTACGAACGGACGGCGACGGGTGGGGCCGCTGTTCAACCTCTACGTGGTCGGTCCGGGGCGTACGCAGGACCCAGGCGAGTGGGTCACGGAGGTCAACGTCCCCATCGAGTGA
- a CDS encoding class I SAM-dependent methyltransferase yields the protein MDERAAVDLNLANWDERAVAHAAPGTGYVLEDYVTDPSKVSDVVRFDQPRLGDLAGVRGVHLQCHLGTDTLSLARLGARMTGVDFSPSALHHASALAARTGTEIDYHRADVSDGAAVLAAVGEGRYDLVYTGIGALCWLPRIADWARLVADLLAPGGRLFVRDGHPALLALDQDRTDGDLVLAFPYFERGEPTVFDEPGTYVQTDHVFTHTRSAEWNHGLGELVTAVLDAGLRLTGLAEHRSIPWKAMDHMIEVPPAGGADGADGADGAGEWALPGDAADRVPLSFTLQAVKPA from the coding sequence GTGGACGAGCGCGCAGCGGTGGACCTGAACCTCGCGAACTGGGACGAGCGGGCCGTCGCGCACGCCGCCCCCGGCACCGGCTACGTGCTGGAGGACTACGTGACCGACCCGTCCAAGGTCTCCGACGTCGTGCGGTTCGACCAGCCGAGGCTGGGGGACCTCGCCGGCGTCCGGGGCGTCCACCTGCAGTGCCACCTCGGCACGGACACGCTCTCCCTGGCGCGGCTCGGGGCGCGCATGACCGGGGTCGACTTCTCCCCCAGCGCCCTGCACCACGCGAGCGCGCTGGCCGCCCGGACCGGGACCGAGATCGACTACCACCGGGCCGACGTCAGCGACGGCGCGGCGGTGCTGGCCGCCGTGGGCGAAGGCAGGTACGACCTCGTGTACACCGGCATCGGCGCGCTGTGCTGGCTCCCCCGGATCGCCGACTGGGCGCGGCTCGTGGCGGACCTGCTCGCGCCCGGCGGGCGGCTGTTCGTGCGCGACGGCCACCCGGCGCTGCTGGCGCTGGACCAGGACCGCACAGACGGCGACCTCGTGCTGGCCTTCCCGTACTTCGAGCGCGGTGAGCCCACGGTGTTCGACGAGCCGGGCACGTACGTGCAGACCGACCACGTCTTCACCCACACCCGCAGCGCCGAGTGGAACCACGGCCTGGGCGAGCTGGTCACGGCCGTCCTGGACGCCGGGCTGCGGCTCACGGGCCTGGCCGAGCACCGGAGCATCCCGTGGAAGGCGATGGACCACATGATCGAGGTGCCCCCCGCCGGCGGTGCAGACGGTGCAGACGGTGCTGACGGCGCCGGCGAGTGGGCCCTGCCCGGCGACGCCGCCGACCGCGTCCCGCTGAGCTTCACCCTCCAGGCCGTGAAGCCCGCCTAG
- a CDS encoding sensor histidine kinase — MDFFERSRIGWHAAWYGVLGVTALTVAALGSAPPPDRLTAVAALAAAALAYAVLGRKLLGDDDDRPRARVRFAMYAAAVTGCLVVLSVALSPGIALPPLFVFFPQVWAMAPRWWAIGAVVVTPAALGLVDVAQRGWDQAAVPDAVATAFLQSAAAVVLGLWITGLVRESEERASLLAELTATRAELAAAEHARGVHAERERLAGEIHDTLAQGFLSIVALAQAAHDGQTHQRLDLIEATARANLAEARAIVAAHTPPDLAAGLSPHRLVGALERLAARTTATDGTAVELDLPGVLPPLTSEAEVVLLRAAQEGLGNARRHGAAARVVLALAVDVEGVELTVTDDGTGLAAPPTSTNTGYGLAAMAARAAQVGGSAVLEQRTGGGAGCVLRVRVPA; from the coding sequence GTGGACTTCTTCGAGCGCAGCCGCATCGGCTGGCACGCCGCCTGGTACGGCGTGCTCGGGGTCACCGCACTCACCGTGGCGGCGCTGGGCAGCGCACCCCCACCCGACCGCCTCACCGCCGTCGCCGCTCTGGCGGCGGCGGCGCTGGCGTACGCGGTGCTCGGCCGGAAGCTGCTGGGCGACGACGACGACCGGCCCCGAGCCCGCGTCCGCTTCGCGATGTACGCCGCCGCGGTCACCGGGTGCCTGGTGGTCCTCTCGGTGGCCCTGAGCCCGGGGATCGCCCTGCCACCGCTGTTCGTCTTCTTCCCGCAGGTGTGGGCCATGGCGCCGCGCTGGTGGGCGATCGGCGCGGTGGTGGTCACGCCCGCGGCGCTGGGGCTGGTGGACGTCGCCCAGCGGGGCTGGGACCAGGCCGCGGTGCCGGACGCGGTGGCCACGGCCTTCCTGCAGTCGGCCGCCGCCGTCGTCCTGGGGTTGTGGATCACGGGTCTGGTGCGCGAGAGCGAGGAGCGGGCGTCCCTGCTGGCTGAGCTCACCGCCACCCGCGCGGAGCTGGCCGCCGCCGAGCACGCCCGCGGGGTGCACGCCGAGCGGGAGCGCCTCGCGGGCGAGATCCACGACACCCTCGCGCAGGGTTTCCTCAGCATCGTGGCGCTCGCGCAGGCCGCCCACGACGGGCAGACCCACCAGCGCCTCGACCTCATCGAGGCCACGGCCCGCGCCAACCTCGCCGAGGCGCGGGCCATCGTCGCCGCCCACACCCCACCGGACCTCGCCGCGGGCCTGTCCCCCCACCGGCTCGTCGGCGCGCTGGAGCGCCTCGCCGCCCGCACCACCGCCACCGACGGCACCGCGGTCGAGCTCGACCTGCCCGGCGTCCTACCGCCGCTGACCAGCGAGGCGGAGGTCGTGCTCCTGCGCGCGGCGCAGGAGGGCCTCGGCAACGCCCGCCGCCACGGCGCCGCCGCGCGGGTGGTCCTCGCGCTCGCGGTGGACGTCGAGGGCGTGGAGCTGACCGTCACCGACGACGGGACCGGGCTCGCCGCGCCCCCCACCAGCACGAACACCGGCTACGGGCTGGCCGCGATGGCCGCCCGCGCCGCCCAGGTGGGCGGGTCCGCCGTGCTGGAGCAGCGCACCGGCGGTGGCGCCGGGTGCGTCCTGCGCGTCAGGGTGCCCGCATGA
- a CDS encoding NucA/NucB deoxyribonuclease domain-containing protein — MATTVAAPTASAAGTAGIAGDPAALYAAADEMTATAKDFFNAADAIAAHGRTVTANWVGDASDAAGRHIAALAARVQVGFDVYTQAADAVRTYAHALSLAQDAYITAAARAQAASTALGDAHQAVTTAAAMPTTNATGQIDPTAQAEQSQAAHDAATAVTTASTALTGAQQDMATAVADAAAANQSAAEAINTCCDQLAAMGGEASTTTTASTGGASTNATYTGATAHPTPPTPPKHHESAWDGAIDWAKGAENWLEDNSGTIADVLGTAALISAFIPGVDLALTPILGALSASAGLMAAHHAYAEGDKAQGDQQILMAGLSILPDGRMLGEGLQAVKGLKEADEVANAAHAVKGVSKDDLAAAGLDPDVPTVIFSRSRGPNLESNFNDAVAAGRPRRLTRATAKQADVNRRKALLDRDRPRGLSLDEYPFASSEQGGEGSFVLAVPKQEQNYQGGVLSSFYRTHNIQPGDDYQVHFGP, encoded by the coding sequence ATGGCCACCACCGTGGCTGCCCCGACCGCTTCCGCCGCCGGGACCGCGGGGATCGCCGGTGACCCCGCCGCCCTGTACGCCGCAGCCGATGAGATGACCGCGACCGCGAAGGACTTCTTCAACGCCGCTGATGCCATCGCCGCCCACGGCCGCACCGTCACCGCCAACTGGGTCGGAGACGCCTCCGATGCCGCAGGCCGTCACATCGCGGCGCTGGCTGCTCGCGTGCAGGTCGGCTTCGACGTGTACACCCAAGCCGCCGACGCGGTCCGCACCTACGCCCACGCCCTGTCCCTGGCCCAGGACGCCTACATCACCGCGGCAGCGCGTGCCCAAGCAGCCAGCACCGCCCTCGGCGACGCCCACCAGGCGGTGACCACAGCCGCGGCGATGCCCACCACCAACGCCACCGGCCAGATCGACCCCACCGCCCAAGCAGAGCAGTCACAAGCTGCCCACGACGCAGCCACCGCCGTCACCACCGCCAGCACCGCCCTGACCGGTGCCCAGCAGGACATGGCCACCGCCGTCGCCGACGCCGCAGCCGCAAACCAGAGCGCCGCCGAGGCCATCAACACCTGCTGCGACCAGCTGGCGGCCATGGGCGGCGAAGCGAGCACCACCACGACAGCGAGCACCGGGGGGGCAAGCACCAACGCCACCTACACCGGCGCCACCGCCCACCCGACGCCCCCGACGCCGCCCAAGCACCACGAGTCCGCCTGGGACGGCGCCATCGACTGGGCCAAGGGCGCCGAGAACTGGCTGGAAGACAACTCAGGCACCATCGCCGACGTCCTCGGCACCGCCGCACTCATCAGCGCCTTCATCCCCGGCGTCGACCTCGCCCTCACCCCCATCCTGGGAGCACTCTCAGCAAGCGCCGGCCTCATGGCCGCCCACCACGCCTACGCCGAGGGCGACAAAGCCCAAGGCGACCAGCAGATCCTGATGGCCGGCCTCAGCATCCTCCCCGACGGCCGCATGCTCGGCGAAGGCCTCCAAGCAGTCAAGGGCCTCAAGGAAGCCGACGAGGTCGCCAACGCAGCACACGCCGTCAAGGGCGTCAGCAAAGATGATCTAGCGGCAGCTGGCCTGGACCCGGACGTGCCCACAGTTATCTTTAGCCGGTCCAGAGGCCCCAACCTCGAGAGCAATTTCAATGACGCAGTCGCGGCAGGAAGGCCCAGACGGCTCACGCGCGCCACCGCCAAGCAGGCGGACGTTAATCGGCGAAAGGCCTTGTTGGACAGGGATCGACCACGTGGCCTGTCGCTCGATGAGTACCCTTTCGCCTCTTCCGAGCAAGGCGGCGAAGGGTCATTTGTGCTGGCAGTCCCCAAGCAAGAACAGAACTACCAGGGCGGGGTTCTCTCAAGCTTCTACCGAACTCACAACATCCAGCCGGGCGACGACTACCAGGTACACTTCGGGCCATGA
- a CDS encoding DUF3046 domain-containing protein, translating to MRHSEFWQLADAVFGPEYARSLASDIVLSDLGGRSPVQALDDGVPPRDVWVALCDAQDVPDERRWLDPRSRRASRPGG from the coding sequence ATGCGCCACAGCGAGTTCTGGCAGCTGGCCGACGCCGTGTTCGGCCCCGAGTACGCACGGTCCCTGGCCTCCGACATCGTGCTCAGCGACCTCGGAGGTCGCTCCCCGGTGCAGGCCCTCGACGACGGCGTCCCCCCGCGCGACGTGTGGGTGGCGCTGTGCGACGCGCAGGACGTCCCCGACGAGCGGCGCTGGCTCGACCCCCGGTCTAGGCGGGCTTCACGGCCTGGAGGGTGA
- a CDS encoding glyoxalase superfamily protein, with product MTVIVDVETAKTAARALRKDLAARGVDLTHSAALELVAHQLGHRDWNTASALLDRDRREPPQLGAPVPVLRVLDGAVGREFYASLGFELLWEHRFEPDLPLYQRLRRDEVTVDLSEHYGDGVPGAVLWVPVRDVRALHAELRPKLWAHQRPGLEEDAPGGPTFTVGDPYGNHLRFCQPPRGQGA from the coding sequence ATGACCGTGATCGTCGACGTCGAGACCGCCAAGACCGCCGCCCGGGCGCTGCGCAAGGACCTGGCCGCCCGCGGGGTGGACCTGACGCACTCCGCGGCGCTGGAGCTGGTGGCCCACCAGCTCGGGCACCGCGACTGGAACACCGCCTCGGCGCTCCTGGACCGCGACCGGCGGGAACCGCCGCAGCTCGGCGCGCCCGTGCCCGTCCTGCGGGTGCTGGACGGCGCCGTGGGCAGGGAGTTCTACGCGTCGCTGGGCTTCGAGCTGCTCTGGGAGCACCGCTTCGAGCCGGACCTGCCCCTCTACCAGCGGCTGCGCCGCGACGAGGTGACCGTGGACCTGTCCGAGCACTACGGGGACGGCGTCCCCGGCGCGGTGCTGTGGGTCCCGGTCCGCGACGTCCGGGCGCTGCACGCCGAGCTGCGCCCGAAGCTGTGGGCCCACCAGCGCCCCGGTCTGGAGGAGGACGCCCCCGGCGGCCCGACCTTCACCGTGGGCGACCCGTACGGCAACCACCTGCGCTTCTGCCAGCCGCCCCGCGGCCAGGGGGCCTAG
- a CDS encoding DUF3817 domain-containing protein, which translates to MPATDALTSRQRLVLRTFTTVAVVEAFTWVGLLIGMYFKYLAPDRTEVGVHVFGPVHGGVFVAYLVLSVLAWRSLRWSPATLVTALVCSVPPLFTVVFEVWAARTGRLTPTRSRTRERALV; encoded by the coding sequence GTGCCCGCGACCGATGCCCTGACGAGCCGCCAGCGCCTGGTGCTGCGCACCTTCACCACCGTCGCCGTGGTCGAGGCCTTCACGTGGGTGGGTCTGCTCATCGGCATGTACTTCAAGTACCTGGCACCGGACAGGACCGAGGTCGGCGTGCACGTCTTCGGGCCGGTCCACGGCGGCGTCTTCGTCGCCTACCTCGTGCTGTCGGTGCTGGCGTGGCGCTCGCTGCGCTGGAGCCCCGCCACGCTGGTCACGGCCCTGGTCTGCAGCGTCCCGCCGCTGTTCACGGTGGTCTTCGAGGTGTGGGCCGCCCGCACCGGCCGCCTCACCCCCACCCGGTCCCGCACCCGCGAGCGCGCGCTCGTCTGA
- a CDS encoding ABC transporter ATP-binding protein: MSSGTSSGTSRGPAVSVTGLHKHYGAKRAVDGVSFEVPAGQVFALLGPNGAGKSTTVEVLEGYRARTSGEVSVLGADPGRPTPAWRARIGIVAQSTKDLSDLTVTEVVRQFATFYPRPRRPEAVIEQVGLADDARTRASALSGGRRRRLDVALGIIGSPELLFLDEPTTGFDPEARREFWALVQLLAADGTTILLTTHYLDEVEVLADALAVIDGGRIVATGTPVTLGDRDRAPATVRWRDDGGAWRTELTPEPAGLVARLHAQLGELDGLSVHRPTLEDAYLALIAGGTDR, from the coding sequence ATGAGCAGCGGGACGAGCAGCGGGACGAGCAGAGGGCCGGCGGTCAGCGTGACCGGGCTCCACAAGCACTACGGCGCCAAGCGCGCCGTCGACGGGGTCTCGTTCGAGGTGCCGGCCGGGCAGGTGTTCGCGCTGCTGGGGCCCAACGGGGCGGGCAAGTCCACCACGGTGGAGGTGCTGGAGGGCTACCGCGCCCGCACGTCCGGCGAGGTCAGCGTGCTCGGCGCCGACCCCGGGCGCCCGACGCCCGCGTGGCGGGCGCGGATCGGGATCGTCGCGCAGTCCACCAAGGACCTGTCCGACCTCACCGTCACCGAGGTGGTCCGCCAGTTCGCCACCTTCTACCCCCGGCCGCGTCGCCCCGAGGCCGTCATCGAGCAGGTCGGCCTCGCCGACGACGCCCGCACCCGCGCCAGCGCGCTGTCCGGCGGGAGGCGCCGGCGCCTCGACGTCGCCCTGGGGATCATCGGCAGCCCGGAGCTGCTGTTCCTGGACGAGCCGACCACGGGCTTCGACCCGGAGGCCCGCCGCGAGTTCTGGGCTCTGGTGCAGCTGCTCGCGGCGGACGGCACCACGATCCTGCTGACCACCCACTACCTCGACGAGGTAGAGGTGCTCGCGGACGCCCTGGCCGTCATCGACGGCGGCCGCATCGTCGCCACCGGCACACCGGTCACGCTGGGCGACCGGGACCGGGCCCCGGCCACAGTCCGCTGGCGCGACGACGGCGGGGCCTGGCGCACCGAGCTGACCCCCGAGCCGGCGGGGCTCGTCGCCCGCCTGCACGCCCAGCTCGGTGAGCTGGACGGCCTCAGCGTCCACCGCCCCACCCTCGAGGACGCCTACCTGGCCCTCATCGCCGGCGGGACCGACCGGTGA
- a CDS encoding GlxA family transcriptional regulator → MPIRDVAVLVLPGVAPFELGIACELFGLDRAADGVPNFDFALTTEVPGQVRTTVGFTVGVEHGLERLATADLVVTTPVPLQSRASPAVVEALRAAHERGAQFLSCCGGVFVLGDAGLLDGLRCTTHWRYTGLLEERFPAAVVDRDVLYVDDGPVISSAGSAAAIDAGLHLLRRELGAAAVGKVARRMVVPPHRDGGQAQFIPNPVLPAQACADDDLAALHAWALEHLAEDLSVERLAAHARMSPRTLARRFADASGTSPAAWVARMRLQRAQELLETTDLPVDAVAVAVGWGSGAVLRHHFSRLGTTPLAYRRTFAGTS, encoded by the coding sequence GTGCCGATCCGCGACGTCGCCGTCCTCGTGCTGCCCGGGGTGGCCCCCTTCGAGCTGGGCATCGCCTGCGAGCTCTTCGGGCTCGACCGCGCGGCGGACGGGGTGCCCAACTTCGACTTCGCGCTCACCACCGAGGTGCCGGGACAGGTGCGGACCACGGTCGGCTTCACCGTGGGGGTCGAGCACGGCCTCGAGCGCCTCGCCACGGCCGACCTCGTGGTGACGACCCCCGTCCCGCTGCAGTCCAGGGCGAGCCCAGCGGTGGTCGAGGCCCTCCGCGCGGCCCACGAGCGCGGCGCGCAGTTCCTCAGCTGCTGCGGCGGCGTCTTCGTGCTGGGCGACGCCGGGCTGCTGGACGGCCTGCGCTGCACCACGCACTGGCGCTACACCGGCCTGCTCGAAGAGCGCTTCCCGGCGGCCGTGGTCGACCGCGACGTCCTCTACGTCGACGACGGCCCCGTCATCTCCAGCGCCGGTTCCGCGGCCGCCATCGACGCCGGGCTGCACCTGCTGCGCCGCGAGCTGGGCGCCGCCGCCGTCGGGAAGGTCGCCCGCCGCATGGTCGTGCCCCCGCACCGCGACGGCGGGCAGGCGCAGTTCATCCCGAACCCCGTCCTCCCGGCCCAGGCGTGCGCCGACGACGACCTCGCCGCCCTGCACGCGTGGGCGCTGGAGCACCTCGCCGAGGACCTGTCGGTGGAGCGCCTCGCCGCGCACGCCCGGATGTCCCCGCGCACGCTGGCGCGCCGGTTCGCCGACGCCTCCGGCACCTCACCGGCGGCGTGGGTGGCGCGGATGCGCCTGCAGCGCGCGCAGGAGCTGCTGGAGACCACCGACCTGCCGGTCGACGCGGTCGCGGTCGCGGTGGGGTGGGGCTCCGGCGCGGTGCTGCGCCACCACTTCAGCCGCCTGGGGACGACCCCGCTGGCCTACCGGCGCACCTTCGCGGGCACTTCCTAG
- a CDS encoding VOC family protein translates to MSNLVTYFEIGTPDAAAARAFYGGVFGWRVADAGPAGYAPVNGAAGGLWNTTGIGGGSWAIFYVEVADVSAALDAVTAHGGRVVVPRVDNGAIVFAHVADPAGNRFGLWRRKAIADARP, encoded by the coding sequence ATGAGCAACCTCGTGACGTACTTCGAGATCGGCACCCCTGACGCTGCGGCGGCCCGCGCCTTCTACGGCGGCGTGTTCGGCTGGCGGGTCGCCGATGCGGGACCTGCCGGGTACGCGCCCGTCAACGGCGCTGCGGGAGGGCTGTGGAACACGACGGGCATCGGCGGGGGCAGCTGGGCGATCTTCTACGTGGAGGTGGCTGACGTCAGCGCCGCGCTCGATGCGGTGACCGCTCACGGCGGTCGCGTGGTGGTGCCGCGGGTGGACAACGGCGCCATCGTGTTCGCTCACGTGGCCGACCCGGCGGGCAACCGCTTCGGGCTGTGGCGGCGCAAGGCCATCGCTGACGCTCGCCCGTGA
- a CDS encoding ABC transporter permease, which yields MSALLRASRARTVVELKELSRSWDALIFNVFFPIIFLFIFGSVFSGDVAPGVTFTQYFTAGMAASGVLLVSFQSLAISIAVERDDGLLKRLEGTPMPPAAYFLGKVGLVVVTGAVQMAVLLTAAHLLFDVDLPAGPQQWATLAWVTVLGAAAGTLLGIAYSSIPRTGRSASAVTAPVVLVLQFISGVFFVYSQLPGWMQDVAAVFPLKWMAQGFRAALLPDSMAAAEPAGSWQLGLIALVLAGWTVVGLVLCRTTFRWRRRGDG from the coding sequence GTGAGCGCCCTGCTGAGGGCGTCGCGGGCCCGCACGGTGGTCGAGCTCAAGGAGCTGTCCCGCTCCTGGGACGCGCTGATCTTCAACGTCTTCTTCCCGATCATCTTCCTGTTCATCTTCGGGTCGGTGTTCTCCGGTGACGTCGCGCCCGGCGTGACCTTCACGCAGTACTTCACCGCCGGCATGGCCGCCTCGGGCGTGCTGCTGGTGAGCTTCCAGTCTCTGGCCATCTCCATCGCTGTGGAGCGCGACGACGGCCTGCTCAAGCGCCTGGAGGGCACGCCGATGCCGCCGGCGGCGTACTTCCTGGGCAAGGTGGGGCTCGTCGTCGTCACCGGGGCGGTGCAGATGGCGGTGCTGCTGACGGCCGCGCACCTGCTCTTCGACGTCGACCTGCCCGCCGGGCCGCAGCAGTGGGCCACGCTGGCGTGGGTGACGGTGCTGGGGGCCGCCGCGGGCACGCTGCTGGGCATCGCCTACTCGAGCATCCCCCGCACCGGCCGCTCCGCGAGCGCCGTCACCGCGCCCGTGGTGCTGGTGCTGCAGTTCATCTCCGGGGTGTTCTTCGTCTACAGCCAGCTGCCGGGGTGGATGCAGGACGTCGCGGCGGTGTTCCCGCTGAAGTGGATGGCGCAGGGCTTCCGCGCGGCGCTGCTCCCGGACTCGATGGCGGCGGCCGAGCCGGCGGGCTCGTGGCAGCTGGGGCTCATCGCGCTGGTGCTCGCCGGGTGGACGGTGGTGGGTCTGGTGCTGTGCCGGACCACCTTCCGGTGGCGCCGCCGCGGGGACGGGTAG
- a CDS encoding response regulator: MTSAAGQQPLRLVVVDDHPVVRAGIVALLSAEADLAVVAEVDDGDGVLAAWEQHRPDVVLMDLRMPGVDGVTATARLRAAHPASRVLVLTTYDTDADILRAVEAGATGYLLKDAPRAALTDAVRRAARGETVLAPPVAAKLLTRMREPAAERLTARETEVLACVARGLSNPAIAAELFIGEATVKSHLLRVFSKLGVDDRTAAVTVAMSRGLLPPPR; this comes from the coding sequence ATGACCTCCGCCGCTGGGCAGCAGCCGCTGCGCCTCGTCGTCGTCGACGACCACCCGGTGGTCCGCGCCGGCATCGTGGCGCTGCTGTCCGCGGAGGCCGACCTCGCCGTCGTCGCGGAGGTCGACGACGGCGACGGCGTGCTCGCCGCCTGGGAGCAGCACCGCCCCGACGTGGTGCTCATGGACCTGCGCATGCCCGGGGTGGACGGGGTGACGGCCACCGCCCGCCTCAGGGCCGCGCACCCGGCGTCCCGGGTGCTCGTGCTCACCACGTACGACACCGACGCGGACATCCTGCGCGCCGTGGAGGCCGGCGCCACCGGCTACCTGCTCAAGGACGCCCCGCGGGCGGCGCTGACGGACGCCGTCCGCAGGGCCGCCCGCGGGGAGACGGTGCTGGCGCCGCCGGTGGCCGCGAAGCTGCTGACGAGGATGCGCGAGCCCGCCGCCGAGCGCCTCACCGCCCGCGAGACGGAGGTGCTGGCGTGCGTGGCGCGCGGGCTGAGCAACCCCGCGATCGCGGCCGAGCTGTTCATCGGCGAGGCGACGGTGAAGAGCCACCTGCTGCGCGTCTTCAGCAAGCTCGGCGTGGACGACCGGACCGCGGCCGTCACCGTGGCGATGTCGCGCGGGCTGCTGCCCCCGCCCCGCTAG
- a CDS encoding SMI1/KNR4 family protein codes for MSDDAWRWCRDIDQHLETLGRLELIESLMPGVSQAESHRQFMQRNLVNTGQLEQLLSWHNGLSPNSSAKIGQICIMPGFYLLGLGEIIQAHLDFRDDTRWNPGWVPFMTDGGGDFMFIDTTQAAPPRVHRYRSVELEHPAEYLSIEGMLQTISKAYETGVFFPIVGGIEMDDDEYARLAAGINPGIEWWLT; via the coding sequence ATGAGCGACGATGCGTGGCGGTGGTGTCGAGACATCGATCAGCACCTGGAGACTTTGGGTAGACTTGAACTCATCGAGTCCCTCATGCCAGGGGTCTCGCAGGCAGAGTCTCACCGTCAGTTCATGCAGCGCAACCTGGTGAACACTGGCCAGCTCGAGCAGCTACTCAGCTGGCACAATGGCCTGAGCCCCAATTCAAGTGCCAAAATTGGCCAGATCTGCATCATGCCGGGCTTCTACCTGCTTGGACTTGGGGAAATTATCCAAGCGCATCTCGACTTCCGGGACGACACACGATGGAACCCGGGCTGGGTCCCGTTCATGACAGACGGCGGCGGCGATTTCATGTTCATCGACACTACACAAGCAGCGCCCCCCAGGGTTCATCGCTATCGCTCAGTGGAACTGGAGCACCCGGCAGAGTACCTGTCGATCGAAGGCATGCTGCAGACGATTTCGAAGGCCTATGAGACCGGAGTCTTCTTCCCCATAGTCGGCGGGATCGAGATGGATGATGACGAGTATGCAAGACTCGCCGCAGGAATAAATCCAGGTATCGAATGGTGGCTCACCTGA